Proteins from one Agelaius phoeniceus isolate bAgePho1 chromosome 10, bAgePho1.hap1, whole genome shotgun sequence genomic window:
- the DVL3 gene encoding segment polarity protein dishevelled homolog DVL-3 isoform X6, translated as MAAAETKIIYHLDEQETPYLVKLPIPAERVTLGDFKGLLNRPNYKFYFKSMDDDFGVVKEEISDDNAKLPCFNGRVVSWLVSAEGSHSDAGSVCADNQTELPPSMERTGGIGDSRPPSFHPNTGGSRENLDNETETDSVVSSQRERPRRTDGPEHAPRVNGTVKGERRRDLGGYESSSTLMSSELETTSFFDSDEDDSTSRFSSSTEQSSASRLMRRHKRRRRKQKAPRIERSSSFSSITDSTMSLNIITVTLNMEKYNFLGISIVGQSNERGDGGIYIGSIMKGGAVAADGRIEPGDMLLQVNDINFENMSNDDAVRVLREIVHKPGPITLTVAKCWDPSPRGCFSLPRSEPIRPIDPAAWVSHTAAMTGTYPAYGMSPSMSTITSTSSSITSSIPETERLDDFHLSIHSDMATIVKAMASPESGLEVRDRMWLKITIPNAFIGSDVVDWLYHHVEGFTDRRESRKYASNLLKAGYIRHTVNKITFSEQCYYIFGDLCGNMANLSLHDHDGSSGASDQDTLAPLPHPGAAPWPMAFPYQYPPPHPYNPHPGFPDPGYSYGGGSAGSQHSEGSRSSGSNRSGSERRKEREKTGESKSGGSGSESDHTTRSSMRRERAASERSVPASQHSQRSQHSLAHSIRSHHSQQSYGPPGLPPLFSPPMLLMPPPPSAMGPPGAPPGRDLASVPPELTASRQSFRMAMGNPSEFFVDVM; from the exons GGTGGTGAAAGAAGAGATCTCGGATGACAATGCCAAGCTTCCCTGCTTCAACGGCCGGGTGGTGTCGTGG CTGGTGTCTGCAGAGGGTTCCCACTCAGATGCTGGCTCGGTCTGTGCCGATAACCAGACAGAGCTGCCGCCCTCCATGGAGCGCACAGGAGGAATTGGAGACTCCAGGCCCCCCTCTTTCCA CCCTAACACTGGGGGGAGTCGAGAAAACTTGGACAATGAGACAGAGACAGACTCTGTGGTGTCATCACAGAGGGAACGACCTCGTCGGACAGATGGGCCTGAGCATG CACCCAGGGTGAATGGGACAGTGAAGGGAGAGCGGCGCCGAGACCTGGGTGGGTACGAGAGCTCCTCCACACTCATGAGCAGCGAGCTGGAGACCACCAGCTTCTTCGATTCAGATGAAGATGACTCCACCAGCAG GTTTAGCAGTTCaacagaacaaagcagtgcTTCCCGCCTAATGAGGAGGCACAAGCGCCGCCGGAGGAAACAGAAGGCTCCACGCATTGAGCGG TCCTCGTCCTTCAGCAGCATCACAGATTCCACCATGTCCCTGAACATCATCACGGTCACGCTGAATATGG AGAAATACAACTTTCTGGGCATTTCTATTGTGGGACAGAGCAATGAGCGTGGGGATGGAGGCATTTATATTGGCTCTATCATGAAGGGAGGCGCTGTGGCAGCTGATGGCAGGATTGAGCCAGGGGACATGCTCTTGCAG GTAAATGACATCAACTTTGAGAACATGAGCAACGATGATGCTGTGCGGGTGCTGAGGGAGATCGTGCACAAGCCGGG GCCCATCACCCTGACAGTGGCCAAGTGCTGGGACCCCAGTCCGCGGGGCTGCTTCTCGTTACCCAGGA GTGAGCCCATCCGGCCCATCGACCCGGCAGCCTGGGTGTCTCACACGGCAGCGATGACTGGCACCTACCCAGCGTACGGTATGAGTCCATCCATGAGCACAATCACTTCCACCAGCTCCTCCATcaccagctccatcccagagaCCGAAC GCCTCGATGACTTTCACCTGTCCATCCACAGTGACATGGCCACCATTGTCAAAGCCATGGCCTCACCAGAGTCAGGCCTCGAGGTGCGTGACCGCATGTGGCTGAAGATCACCATCCCCAATGCCTTCATTG GTTCGGATGTGGTAGATTGGCTCTATCACCACGTGGAGGGCTTTACAGACCGCCGTGAGTCCCGCAAATATGCCAGCAACCTGCTGAAGGCTGGCTACATCCGACACACCGTGAACAAGATCACCTTCTCAGAGCAGTGCTACTACATCTTCGGGGACCTCTGTGGAA ACATGGCTAATCTGTCTCTTCATGATCATGATGGCTCCAGCGGTGCCTCTGATCAGGACACTTTGGCTCCGCTCCCCCACCCAGGAGCCGCACCCTGGCCTATGGCCTTCCCATATCAGTATCCACCACCTCATCCATACAACCCCCATCCCGGCTTCCCTGACCCAGGCTACAGCTACGGAGGGGGCAGTGCAGGCAGTCAGCACAGTGAAG GGAGCCGGAGCAGCGGTTCCAATCGCAGTGGCAGcgagaggaggaaggagagagagaagacCGGGGAGTCGAAGTCAGGCGGCAGCGGGAGCGAGTCGGACCACACCACGAGGAGCAGCATGCGGCGCGAGCGTGCGGCCAGCGAGCGCTCGGTGCCggccagccagcacagccagcgCAGCCAGCACTCCCTGGCTCACAGCATCCGCAGCCACCACAGCCAGCAGTCGTACGGCCCGCCCGGCCTCCCCCCTCTCTTCAGCCCCCCCATGTTGCTGATGCCTCCACCGCCGTCAGCCATGGGGCCCCCTGGGGCGCCGCCGGGCCGTGACCTGGCCTCTGTGCCCCCCGAACTGACAGCCAGTAGACAGTCCTTCCGAATGGCCATGGGCAACCCCAGTGAGTTCTTTGTGGATGTAATGTGA
- the DVL3 gene encoding segment polarity protein dishevelled homolog DVL-3 isoform X3 → MAAAETKIIYHLDEQETPYLVKLPIPAERVTLGDFKGLLNRPNYKFYFKSMDDDFGVVKEEISDDNAKLPCFNGRVVSWLVSAEGSHSDAGSVCADNQTELPPSMERTGGIGDSRPPSFHPNTGGSRENLDNETETDSVVSSQRERPRRTDGPEHAPRVNGTVKGERRRDLGGYESSSTLMSSELETTSFFDSDEDDSTSRFSSSTEQSSASRLMRRHKRRRRKQKAPRIERSSSFSSITDSTMSLNIITVTLNMEKYNFLGISIVGQSNERGDGGIYIGSIMKGGAVAADGRIEPGDMLLQVNDINFENMSNDDAVRVLREIVHKPGPITLTVAKCWDPSPRGCFSLPRIAPQRIWAGPDSPCSDPGEPIRPIDPAAWVSHTAAMTGTYPAYGMSPSMSTITSTSSSITSSIPETERLDDFHLSIHSDMATIVKAMASPESGLEVRDRMWLKITIPNAFIGSDVVDWLYHHVEGFTDRRESRKYASNLLKAGYIRHTVNKITFSEQCYYIFGDLCGNMANLSLHDHDGSSGASDQDTLAPLPHPGAAPWPMAFPYQYPPPHPYNPHPGFPDPGYSYGGGSAGSQHSEGSRSSGSNRSGSERRKEREKTGESKSGGSGSESDHTTRSSMRRERAASERSVPASQHSQRSQHSLAHSIRSHHSQQSYGPPGLPPLFSPPMLLMPPPPSAMGPPGAPPGRDLASVPPELTASRQSFRMAMGNPSEFFVDVM, encoded by the exons GGTGGTGAAAGAAGAGATCTCGGATGACAATGCCAAGCTTCCCTGCTTCAACGGCCGGGTGGTGTCGTGG CTGGTGTCTGCAGAGGGTTCCCACTCAGATGCTGGCTCGGTCTGTGCCGATAACCAGACAGAGCTGCCGCCCTCCATGGAGCGCACAGGAGGAATTGGAGACTCCAGGCCCCCCTCTTTCCA CCCTAACACTGGGGGGAGTCGAGAAAACTTGGACAATGAGACAGAGACAGACTCTGTGGTGTCATCACAGAGGGAACGACCTCGTCGGACAGATGGGCCTGAGCATG CACCCAGGGTGAATGGGACAGTGAAGGGAGAGCGGCGCCGAGACCTGGGTGGGTACGAGAGCTCCTCCACACTCATGAGCAGCGAGCTGGAGACCACCAGCTTCTTCGATTCAGATGAAGATGACTCCACCAGCAG GTTTAGCAGTTCaacagaacaaagcagtgcTTCCCGCCTAATGAGGAGGCACAAGCGCCGCCGGAGGAAACAGAAGGCTCCACGCATTGAGCGG TCCTCGTCCTTCAGCAGCATCACAGATTCCACCATGTCCCTGAACATCATCACGGTCACGCTGAATATGG AGAAATACAACTTTCTGGGCATTTCTATTGTGGGACAGAGCAATGAGCGTGGGGATGGAGGCATTTATATTGGCTCTATCATGAAGGGAGGCGCTGTGGCAGCTGATGGCAGGATTGAGCCAGGGGACATGCTCTTGCAG GTAAATGACATCAACTTTGAGAACATGAGCAACGATGATGCTGTGCGGGTGCTGAGGGAGATCGTGCACAAGCCGGG GCCCATCACCCTGACAGTGGCCAAGTGCTGGGACCCCAGTCCGCGGGGCTGCTTCTCGTTACCCAGGA TTGCTCCCCAGCGGATCTGGGCTGGGCCAGACTCTCCATGCTCCGATCCGG GTGAGCCCATCCGGCCCATCGACCCGGCAGCCTGGGTGTCTCACACGGCAGCGATGACTGGCACCTACCCAGCGTACGGTATGAGTCCATCCATGAGCACAATCACTTCCACCAGCTCCTCCATcaccagctccatcccagagaCCGAAC GCCTCGATGACTTTCACCTGTCCATCCACAGTGACATGGCCACCATTGTCAAAGCCATGGCCTCACCAGAGTCAGGCCTCGAGGTGCGTGACCGCATGTGGCTGAAGATCACCATCCCCAATGCCTTCATTG GTTCGGATGTGGTAGATTGGCTCTATCACCACGTGGAGGGCTTTACAGACCGCCGTGAGTCCCGCAAATATGCCAGCAACCTGCTGAAGGCTGGCTACATCCGACACACCGTGAACAAGATCACCTTCTCAGAGCAGTGCTACTACATCTTCGGGGACCTCTGTGGAA ACATGGCTAATCTGTCTCTTCATGATCATGATGGCTCCAGCGGTGCCTCTGATCAGGACACTTTGGCTCCGCTCCCCCACCCAGGAGCCGCACCCTGGCCTATGGCCTTCCCATATCAGTATCCACCACCTCATCCATACAACCCCCATCCCGGCTTCCCTGACCCAGGCTACAGCTACGGAGGGGGCAGTGCAGGCAGTCAGCACAGTGAAG GGAGCCGGAGCAGCGGTTCCAATCGCAGTGGCAGcgagaggaggaaggagagagagaagacCGGGGAGTCGAAGTCAGGCGGCAGCGGGAGCGAGTCGGACCACACCACGAGGAGCAGCATGCGGCGCGAGCGTGCGGCCAGCGAGCGCTCGGTGCCggccagccagcacagccagcgCAGCCAGCACTCCCTGGCTCACAGCATCCGCAGCCACCACAGCCAGCAGTCGTACGGCCCGCCCGGCCTCCCCCCTCTCTTCAGCCCCCCCATGTTGCTGATGCCTCCACCGCCGTCAGCCATGGGGCCCCCTGGGGCGCCGCCGGGCCGTGACCTGGCCTCTGTGCCCCCCGAACTGACAGCCAGTAGACAGTCCTTCCGAATGGCCATGGGCAACCCCAGTGAGTTCTTTGTGGATGTAATGTGA
- the DVL3 gene encoding segment polarity protein dishevelled homolog DVL-3 isoform X4, which translates to MAAAETKIIYHLDEQETPYLVKLPIPAERVTLGDFKGLLNRPNYKFYFKSMDDDFGVVKEEISDDNAKLPCFNGRVVSWLVSAEGSHSDAGSVCADNQTELPPSMERTGGIGDSRPPSFHPNTGGSRENLDNETETDSVVSSQRERPRRTDGPEHAPRVNGTVKGERRRDLGGYESSSTLMSSELETTSFFDSDEDDSTSRFSSSTEQSSASRLMRRHKRRRRKQKAPRIERSSSFSSITDSTMSLNIITVTLNMEKYNFLGISIVGQSNERGDGGIYIGSIMKGGAVAADGRIEPGDMLLQVNDINFENMSNDDAVRVLREIVHKPGPITLTVAKCWDPSPRGCFSLPRSKWIADPPLALVPSSCEPIRPIDPAAWVSHTAAMTGTYPAYGMSPSMSTITSTSSSITSSIPETERLDDFHLSIHSDMATIVKAMASPESGLEVRDRMWLKITIPNAFIGSDVVDWLYHHVEGFTDRRESRKYASNLLKAGYIRHTVNKITFSEQCYYIFGDLCGNMANLSLHDHDGSSGASDQDTLAPLPHPGAAPWPMAFPYQYPPPHPYNPHPGFPDPGYSYGGGSAGSQHSEGSRSSGSNRSGSERRKEREKTGESKSGGSGSESDHTTRSSMRRERAASERSVPASQHSQRSQHSLAHSIRSHHSQQSYGPPGLPPLFSPPMLLMPPPPSAMGPPGAPPGRDLASVPPELTASRQSFRMAMGNPTKNYGVFDFL; encoded by the exons GGTGGTGAAAGAAGAGATCTCGGATGACAATGCCAAGCTTCCCTGCTTCAACGGCCGGGTGGTGTCGTGG CTGGTGTCTGCAGAGGGTTCCCACTCAGATGCTGGCTCGGTCTGTGCCGATAACCAGACAGAGCTGCCGCCCTCCATGGAGCGCACAGGAGGAATTGGAGACTCCAGGCCCCCCTCTTTCCA CCCTAACACTGGGGGGAGTCGAGAAAACTTGGACAATGAGACAGAGACAGACTCTGTGGTGTCATCACAGAGGGAACGACCTCGTCGGACAGATGGGCCTGAGCATG CACCCAGGGTGAATGGGACAGTGAAGGGAGAGCGGCGCCGAGACCTGGGTGGGTACGAGAGCTCCTCCACACTCATGAGCAGCGAGCTGGAGACCACCAGCTTCTTCGATTCAGATGAAGATGACTCCACCAGCAG GTTTAGCAGTTCaacagaacaaagcagtgcTTCCCGCCTAATGAGGAGGCACAAGCGCCGCCGGAGGAAACAGAAGGCTCCACGCATTGAGCGG TCCTCGTCCTTCAGCAGCATCACAGATTCCACCATGTCCCTGAACATCATCACGGTCACGCTGAATATGG AGAAATACAACTTTCTGGGCATTTCTATTGTGGGACAGAGCAATGAGCGTGGGGATGGAGGCATTTATATTGGCTCTATCATGAAGGGAGGCGCTGTGGCAGCTGATGGCAGGATTGAGCCAGGGGACATGCTCTTGCAG GTAAATGACATCAACTTTGAGAACATGAGCAACGATGATGCTGTGCGGGTGCTGAGGGAGATCGTGCACAAGCCGGG GCCCATCACCCTGACAGTGGCCAAGTGCTGGGACCCCAGTCCGCGGGGCTGCTTCTCGTTACCCAGGAGTAAGTGGATAGCTGACCCACCCTTAGCACTGGTGCCAAGCTCAT GTGAGCCCATCCGGCCCATCGACCCGGCAGCCTGGGTGTCTCACACGGCAGCGATGACTGGCACCTACCCAGCGTACGGTATGAGTCCATCCATGAGCACAATCACTTCCACCAGCTCCTCCATcaccagctccatcccagagaCCGAAC GCCTCGATGACTTTCACCTGTCCATCCACAGTGACATGGCCACCATTGTCAAAGCCATGGCCTCACCAGAGTCAGGCCTCGAGGTGCGTGACCGCATGTGGCTGAAGATCACCATCCCCAATGCCTTCATTG GTTCGGATGTGGTAGATTGGCTCTATCACCACGTGGAGGGCTTTACAGACCGCCGTGAGTCCCGCAAATATGCCAGCAACCTGCTGAAGGCTGGCTACATCCGACACACCGTGAACAAGATCACCTTCTCAGAGCAGTGCTACTACATCTTCGGGGACCTCTGTGGAA ACATGGCTAATCTGTCTCTTCATGATCATGATGGCTCCAGCGGTGCCTCTGATCAGGACACTTTGGCTCCGCTCCCCCACCCAGGAGCCGCACCCTGGCCTATGGCCTTCCCATATCAGTATCCACCACCTCATCCATACAACCCCCATCCCGGCTTCCCTGACCCAGGCTACAGCTACGGAGGGGGCAGTGCAGGCAGTCAGCACAGTGAAG GGAGCCGGAGCAGCGGTTCCAATCGCAGTGGCAGcgagaggaggaaggagagagagaagacCGGGGAGTCGAAGTCAGGCGGCAGCGGGAGCGAGTCGGACCACACCACGAGGAGCAGCATGCGGCGCGAGCGTGCGGCCAGCGAGCGCTCGGTGCCggccagccagcacagccagcgCAGCCAGCACTCCCTGGCTCACAGCATCCGCAGCCACCACAGCCAGCAGTCGTACGGCCCGCCCGGCCTCCCCCCTCTCTTCAGCCCCCCCATGTTGCTGATGCCTCCACCGCCGTCAGCCATGGGGCCCCCTGGGGCGCCGCCGGGCCGTGACCTGGCCTCTGTGCCCCCCGAACTGACAGCCAGTAGACAGTCCTTCCGAATGGCCATGGGCAACCCCA CAAAGAATTACGGGGTGTTTGACTTTCTCTGA
- the DVL3 gene encoding segment polarity protein dishevelled homolog DVL-3 isoform X5, translating into MAAAETKIIYHLDEQETPYLVKLPIPAERVTLGDFKGLLNRPNYKFYFKSMDDDFGVVKEEISDDNAKLPCFNGRVVSWLVSAEGSHSDAGSVCADNQTELPPSMERTGGIGDSRPPSFHPNTGGSRENLDNETETDSVVSSQRERPRRTDGPEHAPRVNGTVKGERRRDLGGYESSSTLMSSELETTSFFDSDEDDSTSRFSSSTEQSSASRLMRRHKRRRRKQKAPRIERSSSFSSITDSTMSLNIITVTLNMEKYNFLGISIVGQSNERGDGGIYIGSIMKGGAVAADGRIEPGDMLLQVNDINFENMSNDDAVRVLREIVHKPGPITLTVAKCWDPSPRGCFSLPRSEPIRPIDPAAWVSHTAAMTGTYPAYGMSPSMSTITSTSSSITSSIPETERLDDFHLSIHSDMATIVKAMASPESGLEVRDRMWLKITIPNAFIGSDVVDWLYHHVEGFTDRRESRKYASNLLKAGYIRHTVNKITFSEQCYYIFGDLCGNMANLSLHDHDGSSGASDQDTLAPLPHPGAAPWPMAFPYQYPPPHPYNPHPGFPDPGYSYGGGSAGSQHSEGSRSSGSNRSGSERRKEREKTGESKSGGSGSESDHTTRSSMRRERAASERSVPASQHSQRSQHSLAHSIRSHHSQQSYGPPGLPPLFSPPMLLMPPPPSAMGPPGAPPGRDLASVPPELTASRQSFRMAMGNPTKNYGVFDFL; encoded by the exons GGTGGTGAAAGAAGAGATCTCGGATGACAATGCCAAGCTTCCCTGCTTCAACGGCCGGGTGGTGTCGTGG CTGGTGTCTGCAGAGGGTTCCCACTCAGATGCTGGCTCGGTCTGTGCCGATAACCAGACAGAGCTGCCGCCCTCCATGGAGCGCACAGGAGGAATTGGAGACTCCAGGCCCCCCTCTTTCCA CCCTAACACTGGGGGGAGTCGAGAAAACTTGGACAATGAGACAGAGACAGACTCTGTGGTGTCATCACAGAGGGAACGACCTCGTCGGACAGATGGGCCTGAGCATG CACCCAGGGTGAATGGGACAGTGAAGGGAGAGCGGCGCCGAGACCTGGGTGGGTACGAGAGCTCCTCCACACTCATGAGCAGCGAGCTGGAGACCACCAGCTTCTTCGATTCAGATGAAGATGACTCCACCAGCAG GTTTAGCAGTTCaacagaacaaagcagtgcTTCCCGCCTAATGAGGAGGCACAAGCGCCGCCGGAGGAAACAGAAGGCTCCACGCATTGAGCGG TCCTCGTCCTTCAGCAGCATCACAGATTCCACCATGTCCCTGAACATCATCACGGTCACGCTGAATATGG AGAAATACAACTTTCTGGGCATTTCTATTGTGGGACAGAGCAATGAGCGTGGGGATGGAGGCATTTATATTGGCTCTATCATGAAGGGAGGCGCTGTGGCAGCTGATGGCAGGATTGAGCCAGGGGACATGCTCTTGCAG GTAAATGACATCAACTTTGAGAACATGAGCAACGATGATGCTGTGCGGGTGCTGAGGGAGATCGTGCACAAGCCGGG GCCCATCACCCTGACAGTGGCCAAGTGCTGGGACCCCAGTCCGCGGGGCTGCTTCTCGTTACCCAGGA GTGAGCCCATCCGGCCCATCGACCCGGCAGCCTGGGTGTCTCACACGGCAGCGATGACTGGCACCTACCCAGCGTACGGTATGAGTCCATCCATGAGCACAATCACTTCCACCAGCTCCTCCATcaccagctccatcccagagaCCGAAC GCCTCGATGACTTTCACCTGTCCATCCACAGTGACATGGCCACCATTGTCAAAGCCATGGCCTCACCAGAGTCAGGCCTCGAGGTGCGTGACCGCATGTGGCTGAAGATCACCATCCCCAATGCCTTCATTG GTTCGGATGTGGTAGATTGGCTCTATCACCACGTGGAGGGCTTTACAGACCGCCGTGAGTCCCGCAAATATGCCAGCAACCTGCTGAAGGCTGGCTACATCCGACACACCGTGAACAAGATCACCTTCTCAGAGCAGTGCTACTACATCTTCGGGGACCTCTGTGGAA ACATGGCTAATCTGTCTCTTCATGATCATGATGGCTCCAGCGGTGCCTCTGATCAGGACACTTTGGCTCCGCTCCCCCACCCAGGAGCCGCACCCTGGCCTATGGCCTTCCCATATCAGTATCCACCACCTCATCCATACAACCCCCATCCCGGCTTCCCTGACCCAGGCTACAGCTACGGAGGGGGCAGTGCAGGCAGTCAGCACAGTGAAG GGAGCCGGAGCAGCGGTTCCAATCGCAGTGGCAGcgagaggaggaaggagagagagaagacCGGGGAGTCGAAGTCAGGCGGCAGCGGGAGCGAGTCGGACCACACCACGAGGAGCAGCATGCGGCGCGAGCGTGCGGCCAGCGAGCGCTCGGTGCCggccagccagcacagccagcgCAGCCAGCACTCCCTGGCTCACAGCATCCGCAGCCACCACAGCCAGCAGTCGTACGGCCCGCCCGGCCTCCCCCCTCTCTTCAGCCCCCCCATGTTGCTGATGCCTCCACCGCCGTCAGCCATGGGGCCCCCTGGGGCGCCGCCGGGCCGTGACCTGGCCTCTGTGCCCCCCGAACTGACAGCCAGTAGACAGTCCTTCCGAATGGCCATGGGCAACCCCA CAAAGAATTACGGGGTGTTTGACTTTCTCTGA
- the DVL3 gene encoding segment polarity protein dishevelled homolog DVL-3 isoform X2 yields the protein MAAAETKIIYHLDEQETPYLVKLPIPAERVTLGDFKGLLNRPNYKFYFKSMDDDFGVVKEEISDDNAKLPCFNGRVVSWLVSAEGSHSDAGSVCADNQTELPPSMERTGGIGDSRPPSFHPNTGGSRENLDNETETDSVVSSQRERPRRTDGPEHAPRVNGTVKGERRRDLGGYESSSTLMSSELETTSFFDSDEDDSTSRFSSSTEQSSASRLMRRHKRRRRKQKAPRIERSSSFSSITDSTMSLNIITVTLNMEKYNFLGISIVGQSNERGDGGIYIGSIMKGGAVAADGRIEPGDMLLQVNDINFENMSNDDAVRVLREIVHKPGPITLTVAKCWDPSPRGCFSLPRIAPQRIWAGPDSPCSDPGEPIRPIDPAAWVSHTAAMTGTYPAYGMSPSMSTITSTSSSITSSIPETERLDDFHLSIHSDMATIVKAMASPESGLEVRDRMWLKITIPNAFIGSDVVDWLYHHVEGFTDRRESRKYASNLLKAGYIRHTVNKITFSEQCYYIFGDLCGNMANLSLHDHDGSSGASDQDTLAPLPHPGAAPWPMAFPYQYPPPHPYNPHPGFPDPGYSYGGGSAGSQHSEGSRSSGSNRSGSERRKEREKTGESKSGGSGSESDHTTRSSMRRERAASERSVPASQHSQRSQHSLAHSIRSHHSQQSYGPPGLPPLFSPPMLLMPPPPSAMGPPGAPPGRDLASVPPELTASRQSFRMAMGNPTKNYGVFDFL from the exons GGTGGTGAAAGAAGAGATCTCGGATGACAATGCCAAGCTTCCCTGCTTCAACGGCCGGGTGGTGTCGTGG CTGGTGTCTGCAGAGGGTTCCCACTCAGATGCTGGCTCGGTCTGTGCCGATAACCAGACAGAGCTGCCGCCCTCCATGGAGCGCACAGGAGGAATTGGAGACTCCAGGCCCCCCTCTTTCCA CCCTAACACTGGGGGGAGTCGAGAAAACTTGGACAATGAGACAGAGACAGACTCTGTGGTGTCATCACAGAGGGAACGACCTCGTCGGACAGATGGGCCTGAGCATG CACCCAGGGTGAATGGGACAGTGAAGGGAGAGCGGCGCCGAGACCTGGGTGGGTACGAGAGCTCCTCCACACTCATGAGCAGCGAGCTGGAGACCACCAGCTTCTTCGATTCAGATGAAGATGACTCCACCAGCAG GTTTAGCAGTTCaacagaacaaagcagtgcTTCCCGCCTAATGAGGAGGCACAAGCGCCGCCGGAGGAAACAGAAGGCTCCACGCATTGAGCGG TCCTCGTCCTTCAGCAGCATCACAGATTCCACCATGTCCCTGAACATCATCACGGTCACGCTGAATATGG AGAAATACAACTTTCTGGGCATTTCTATTGTGGGACAGAGCAATGAGCGTGGGGATGGAGGCATTTATATTGGCTCTATCATGAAGGGAGGCGCTGTGGCAGCTGATGGCAGGATTGAGCCAGGGGACATGCTCTTGCAG GTAAATGACATCAACTTTGAGAACATGAGCAACGATGATGCTGTGCGGGTGCTGAGGGAGATCGTGCACAAGCCGGG GCCCATCACCCTGACAGTGGCCAAGTGCTGGGACCCCAGTCCGCGGGGCTGCTTCTCGTTACCCAGGA TTGCTCCCCAGCGGATCTGGGCTGGGCCAGACTCTCCATGCTCCGATCCGG GTGAGCCCATCCGGCCCATCGACCCGGCAGCCTGGGTGTCTCACACGGCAGCGATGACTGGCACCTACCCAGCGTACGGTATGAGTCCATCCATGAGCACAATCACTTCCACCAGCTCCTCCATcaccagctccatcccagagaCCGAAC GCCTCGATGACTTTCACCTGTCCATCCACAGTGACATGGCCACCATTGTCAAAGCCATGGCCTCACCAGAGTCAGGCCTCGAGGTGCGTGACCGCATGTGGCTGAAGATCACCATCCCCAATGCCTTCATTG GTTCGGATGTGGTAGATTGGCTCTATCACCACGTGGAGGGCTTTACAGACCGCCGTGAGTCCCGCAAATATGCCAGCAACCTGCTGAAGGCTGGCTACATCCGACACACCGTGAACAAGATCACCTTCTCAGAGCAGTGCTACTACATCTTCGGGGACCTCTGTGGAA ACATGGCTAATCTGTCTCTTCATGATCATGATGGCTCCAGCGGTGCCTCTGATCAGGACACTTTGGCTCCGCTCCCCCACCCAGGAGCCGCACCCTGGCCTATGGCCTTCCCATATCAGTATCCACCACCTCATCCATACAACCCCCATCCCGGCTTCCCTGACCCAGGCTACAGCTACGGAGGGGGCAGTGCAGGCAGTCAGCACAGTGAAG GGAGCCGGAGCAGCGGTTCCAATCGCAGTGGCAGcgagaggaggaaggagagagagaagacCGGGGAGTCGAAGTCAGGCGGCAGCGGGAGCGAGTCGGACCACACCACGAGGAGCAGCATGCGGCGCGAGCGTGCGGCCAGCGAGCGCTCGGTGCCggccagccagcacagccagcgCAGCCAGCACTCCCTGGCTCACAGCATCCGCAGCCACCACAGCCAGCAGTCGTACGGCCCGCCCGGCCTCCCCCCTCTCTTCAGCCCCCCCATGTTGCTGATGCCTCCACCGCCGTCAGCCATGGGGCCCCCTGGGGCGCCGCCGGGCCGTGACCTGGCCTCTGTGCCCCCCGAACTGACAGCCAGTAGACAGTCCTTCCGAATGGCCATGGGCAACCCCA CAAAGAATTACGGGGTGTTTGACTTTCTCTGA